Proteins from one Streptomyces genisteinicus genomic window:
- a CDS encoding amidohydrolase, translated as MTQSTAPQSDHRTVLLRGGEVHSPADPFATAMVVEKGHVAWVGSEGAADAFASGVDEVVDLEGALVTPAFTDAHMHTTATGLALTGLDLSRAGSLAEAAALIRAHAQDRPGDRILTGHGWDASRWPEARPPRRDELDELTGGRPLYLTRIDVHSAAVTTAMLDLVPGVRAMAGFRDGEPLTGDAHHAVRDAAYGAVSPAQRADAQRAALRRAASLGIGTVHECGGPRISSEDDFAGLLALADQEPGPRVVGYWADLDVERARALGAAGAAGDLFVDGSLGSHTACLHEPYADAPHTGTAHLAAADVAAHVVACTEAGLQAGFHAIGDAALTAVTDGVRAAAGKLGLARVRAARHRVEHAEMLTPETVAAFAEFGLTASVQPAFDAAWGGADGMYAQRLGADRARTLNPYTALLRAGVPLAFGSDSPVTPLDPWGTVRAAAFHRTPEHRVSVRAAFTAHTRGGWRAVGRDDAGVLVPGAPADYAVWRTGALVVQAPDDRVARWSTDPRSGTPGLPDLAPGADLPRCLRTVVGGRTVFEGPNG; from the coding sequence ATGACCCAGAGCACCGCCCCCCAGAGCGACCACCGCACCGTGCTGCTGCGCGGTGGAGAAGTCCACAGCCCCGCAGACCCCTTCGCCACCGCGATGGTCGTCGAGAAGGGGCATGTCGCCTGGGTGGGCTCCGAGGGAGCGGCCGACGCCTTCGCCTCCGGCGTCGACGAGGTCGTGGACCTCGAAGGCGCCCTGGTCACCCCGGCCTTCACCGACGCGCACATGCACACGACCGCGACCGGCCTCGCGCTGACCGGCCTCGACCTCTCCCGGGCCGGCTCGCTCGCCGAGGCGGCCGCCCTGATCCGCGCCCACGCCCAGGACCGCCCCGGCGACCGCATCCTCACCGGACACGGCTGGGACGCCTCGCGGTGGCCCGAAGCCCGCCCGCCGCGGCGTGACGAGCTCGACGAGCTCACCGGCGGCCGCCCCCTGTACCTCACCCGGATCGACGTCCACTCGGCCGCCGTGACCACGGCGATGCTCGACCTCGTGCCCGGTGTCCGCGCGATGGCCGGCTTCCGCGACGGCGAACCGCTGACGGGCGACGCGCACCACGCCGTGCGGGACGCCGCGTACGGAGCCGTGTCGCCCGCCCAGCGCGCCGACGCCCAGCGCGCCGCCCTGCGCCGTGCCGCCTCCCTGGGCATCGGCACCGTCCACGAGTGCGGCGGGCCCCGCATCTCGTCGGAGGACGACTTCGCCGGCCTCCTCGCGCTCGCGGACCAGGAGCCCGGCCCTCGCGTCGTCGGCTACTGGGCCGACCTCGACGTCGAACGCGCGCGCGCCCTCGGCGCCGCGGGGGCGGCCGGCGACCTCTTCGTCGACGGTTCGCTCGGCTCGCACACCGCCTGCCTCCACGAGCCGTACGCCGACGCACCGCACACCGGCACGGCGCACCTGGCGGCGGCCGACGTGGCCGCCCACGTCGTGGCGTGCACCGAGGCGGGGCTCCAGGCCGGTTTCCACGCCATCGGCGACGCCGCCCTGACCGCGGTGACCGACGGCGTCCGGGCCGCTGCCGGGAAGCTGGGCCTCGCCCGGGTGCGCGCCGCCCGCCACCGCGTCGAGCACGCCGAGATGCTCACCCCCGAGACGGTCGCCGCCTTCGCCGAGTTCGGTCTCACCGCATCGGTGCAGCCCGCCTTCGACGCCGCGTGGGGCGGCGCCGACGGCATGTACGCGCAGCGGCTCGGCGCCGACCGGGCCCGCACCCTCAACCCGTACACCGCGCTGCTGCGTGCCGGAGTGCCGCTGGCCTTCGGCTCCGACAGCCCGGTCACCCCCCTCGACCCGTGGGGGACCGTCCGGGCGGCGGCGTTCCACCGCACCCCCGAGCACCGGGTCTCGGTCCGTGCCGCCTTCACCGCCCACACGCGCGGGGGCTGGCGGGCCGTGGGCCGCGACGACGCCGGAGTGCTGGTCCCGGGCGCCCCCGCGGACTACGCGGTCTGGCGCACCGGCGCACTCGTCGTCCAGGCGCCGGACGACCGCGTCGCGCGCTGGTCCACCGACCCCCGGTCGGGGACGCCGGGTCTGCCCGACCTGGCACCCGGCGCCGACCTGCCCCGCTGCCTGCGGACGGT
- a CDS encoding Lrp/AsnC family transcriptional regulator codes for MEELDRQIVDLLVKDGRMSYTDLGKATGLSTSAVHQRVRRLEQRGVIRGYAAVVDPEAVGLPLTAFISVKPFDPSAPDDIADRLAGVPEIEACHSVAGDENYILKVRVGTPHELENLLTRIRSLSGVSTRTTVVLSTPYEARPPRIQSS; via the coding sequence ATGGAGGAGCTGGATCGGCAGATCGTGGACTTGCTCGTCAAGGACGGGCGGATGAGCTACACCGACCTGGGCAAGGCCACCGGCCTGTCCACGTCGGCCGTGCATCAGCGCGTCCGCCGTCTGGAGCAGAGGGGCGTCATCCGCGGATACGCCGCCGTCGTGGATCCCGAGGCGGTCGGCCTGCCGCTGACCGCGTTCATCTCGGTGAAGCCCTTCGATCCCAGCGCTCCCGACGACATCGCCGACCGGCTCGCCGGCGTTCCGGAGATCGAGGCGTGCCACAGCGTCGCCGGCGACGAGAACTACATCCTCAAGGTCCGGGTGGGCACCCCCCACGAGCTGGAGAACCTGCTCACCCGCATCCGCTCGCTGTCCGGCGTCTCCACCCGCACGACGGTCGTCCTGTCGACCCCGTACGAGGCACGCCCGCCGCGGATCCAGTCCTCCTGA
- a CDS encoding acyl-CoA dehydrogenase family protein produces the protein MPDRAPQPVDRQLPTDEARDLIALVRDIVQREIAPRAAEEEEAGLFPREVFRLLSGSGLLALPYASEHGGGDQPYEVYLQVLEELAAARLTVGLGVSVHSLSCHALAGYGTKEQRAEHLPAMLGGGLLGAYCLSEPASGSDAASLRTKAVRDGDDWVLTGTKAWITHGPVADFLTVLARTGGEGARGITAFLVPGDAPGLSAAVPEKKMGMKGSPTAQLHFDGVRVPDSRRIGDEGQGFAIALSALDSGRLGIAACAVGVAQAALDQAVAYATDRTQFGRPIADFQGLRFMLADMATRIEAGRSLYLTAARLRDQGKPFSRQAAMAKLFCTDAAMGVTTDAVQVLGGYGYTQDFPVERYMREAKVLQIVEGTNQIQRMVIARHLAGPETR, from the coding sequence ATGCCAGACCGTGCCCCGCAGCCGGTGGACCGTCAGCTGCCCACCGACGAGGCCAGGGATCTGATCGCCCTGGTCCGCGACATCGTCCAGCGGGAGATCGCTCCCCGCGCGGCCGAGGAGGAGGAGGCCGGTCTCTTCCCGCGCGAAGTCTTCCGGCTCCTGTCCGGCTCCGGCCTGCTGGCCCTGCCCTACGCCTCCGAGCACGGAGGCGGCGACCAGCCCTACGAGGTCTATCTCCAGGTCCTCGAGGAACTGGCGGCCGCCCGGCTCACCGTCGGCCTCGGTGTCAGCGTCCACTCCCTCTCCTGCCACGCGCTCGCCGGCTACGGGACCAAGGAGCAGCGCGCCGAACACCTGCCGGCCATGCTCGGCGGCGGGCTGCTCGGCGCCTACTGCCTCTCCGAGCCCGCCTCCGGCTCGGACGCCGCGTCGCTGCGGACCAAGGCCGTGCGCGACGGCGACGACTGGGTGCTGACCGGCACCAAGGCGTGGATCACCCATGGTCCGGTGGCCGACTTCCTCACCGTGCTCGCCCGCACCGGTGGCGAGGGCGCGCGCGGGATCACCGCCTTCCTGGTCCCGGGGGACGCCCCCGGGCTGAGCGCCGCCGTGCCCGAGAAGAAGATGGGCATGAAGGGGTCGCCGACGGCCCAGCTCCACTTCGACGGAGTGCGGGTGCCCGACTCCCGCCGGATCGGGGACGAGGGCCAGGGCTTCGCCATCGCGCTCTCGGCGCTGGACTCGGGGCGCCTCGGCATCGCGGCGTGCGCCGTCGGCGTCGCGCAGGCGGCGCTGGACCAGGCCGTCGCGTACGCCACCGACCGCACGCAGTTCGGCCGGCCGATCGCCGACTTCCAGGGTCTGCGCTTCATGCTCGCCGACATGGCGACGCGCATCGAGGCGGGCCGCTCCCTCTACCTGACGGCCGCGCGCCTGCGCGACCAGGGCAAGCCGTTCTCCCGTCAGGCGGCGATGGCCAAGCTGTTCTGCACCGACGCGGCCATGGGCGTCACCACGGACGCGGTGCAGGTGCTCGGCGGCTACGGCTACACCCAGGACTTCCCGGTCGAGCGCTACATGCGCGAGGCGAAGGTCCTGCAGATCGTCGAGGGCACCAACCAGATCCAGCGCATGGTCATCGCCCGTCATCTCGCCGGGCCCGAGACGCGCTGA
- a CDS encoding SCO1431 family membrane protein, which yields MTSTAATAAAARTRTGGPDGPAVLEHVLGWTLVVVLAVLITRLGLL from the coding sequence ATGACTTCGACCGCCGCAACCGCAGCCGCCGCCCGCACCCGCACCGGGGGTCCCGACGGGCCCGCGGTCCTGGAGCACGTCCTCGGCTGGACCCTGGTGGTCGTGCTGGCCGTGCTGATCACCCGGCTCGGCCTGCTCTGA
- a CDS encoding peptidase C39 family protein, translated as MARPASRRTVIGAAVAAASAGALGSAAPAGAAAPRRAATAAPAAPRTVDNRFWSTYTDWRCGDAAGVRAVAGRRPGVVIAAPLGSAEITDPHTGRTQSWEYATWTSPEHRSAVPATEAVASWNADTPPGTWIRIELSGRYSDGGRTPWFVMGHWASGDGDIRRTSVDDQGDGKASVWTDTFAVDDAASGLRLTSYQLRVTLYRRPGTRLTPTVWRLGAMASDVPDRFEVPASVPGPARELDVPRYSQNTHVGQYPEYDNGGEAWCSPTSSQMIVEYWGRGPTAAELAWVNPEFDDPQVCHAARFTYDYQYAGCGNWPFNAAYAATYRDMSAVVTRLTSLTDLETLVRAGIPAITSQSFLEKELTGAGYGTSGHLMTVVGFTPDGDVVANDPASPSNEAVRRVYRRAEWERIWLRTKRLNASGRVVSGTGGICYLFWPVRPTPAQRRALEAVGVH; from the coding sequence ATGGCCAGACCCGCTTCGCGCAGAACCGTCATCGGCGCCGCGGTCGCCGCCGCGAGCGCCGGAGCCCTGGGCTCCGCGGCCCCGGCCGGCGCCGCCGCCCCGCGCCGGGCCGCCACCGCCGCCCCGGCTGCGCCCCGCACCGTCGACAACCGCTTCTGGTCCACCTACACCGACTGGCGCTGCGGGGACGCCGCGGGCGTCCGGGCCGTCGCGGGCCGCCGCCCGGGGGTCGTGATCGCCGCACCCCTCGGCAGCGCCGAGATCACCGATCCCCACACCGGACGCACCCAGAGCTGGGAGTACGCGACCTGGACATCGCCCGAGCACCGCTCGGCGGTGCCCGCCACGGAGGCCGTCGCCTCCTGGAACGCGGACACCCCGCCCGGCACCTGGATCCGCATCGAACTGAGCGGACGCTACTCCGACGGAGGCCGGACGCCCTGGTTCGTGATGGGGCACTGGGCCTCGGGCGACGGCGACATCCGGCGCACCTCGGTCGACGACCAGGGCGACGGCAAGGCGTCGGTGTGGACCGACACGTTCGCCGTCGACGACGCGGCGAGCGGGCTGCGCCTCACCTCGTACCAGCTCCGGGTCACCCTCTACCGCAGGCCCGGCACCCGGCTCACGCCCACGGTGTGGCGGCTCGGAGCCATGGCGTCCGACGTCCCCGACCGGTTCGAGGTGCCCGCCTCCGTACCGGGCCCGGCACGCGAGCTCGACGTGCCGCGCTACTCGCAGAACACCCACGTCGGCCAGTACCCGGAGTACGACAACGGCGGCGAGGCGTGGTGCAGCCCCACCTCCTCGCAGATGATCGTCGAGTACTGGGGCCGCGGGCCGACGGCCGCGGAACTGGCCTGGGTGAACCCCGAGTTCGACGACCCGCAGGTGTGCCACGCCGCCCGCTTCACGTACGACTACCAGTACGCGGGCTGCGGCAACTGGCCGTTCAACGCGGCCTACGCCGCGACGTACCGGGACATGAGCGCCGTGGTCACCCGGCTGACCTCGCTGACGGACCTGGAGACGCTCGTCCGTGCCGGCATCCCGGCCATAACGTCGCAGTCCTTCCTCGAGAAGGAACTGACCGGCGCGGGATACGGCACGTCCGGACACCTGATGACCGTGGTCGGGTTCACCCCGGACGGAGACGTGGTCGCCAACGACCCCGCCTCGCCGAGCAACGAGGCGGTGCGCCGGGTCTACCGCCGCGCCGAGTGGGAGCGGATCTGGCTGCGCACCAAGCGCTTGAACGCGAGCGGCAGGGTCGTCTCCGGCACGGGCGGCATCTGCTACCTGTTCTGGCCCGTGCGTCCGACGCCGGCCCAGCGCAGGGCGCTCGAGGCCGTCGGCGTGCACTGA
- a CDS encoding uridine kinase family protein, with amino-acid sequence MDDLGQLATALAALAPSCGPVRLIAVDGHAGSGKTTFAARLARACGEGTPVLHLDDLATHDELFAWTDRMRREVIDPLSAGRTALFHPYDWNLRRFLDPVPLPAAPVVLVEGVGAGRRALRPQLAAVLWMERAAASSWDRGRARDGDGLADFWDGWTAAETRHFSADPSRPHADLLVRECCEGYEWRPGPAGRHENARA; translated from the coding sequence ATGGACGATCTCGGACAGCTGGCCACCGCACTGGCCGCCCTCGCGCCGTCGTGCGGACCGGTGCGGCTGATCGCCGTCGACGGCCACGCCGGTTCCGGCAAGACCACCTTCGCCGCACGTCTGGCCCGCGCGTGCGGCGAGGGGACGCCGGTGCTCCACCTCGACGATCTGGCGACGCACGATGAGCTGTTCGCGTGGACGGACCGGATGCGCCGCGAGGTGATCGACCCGCTCTCGGCCGGCCGCACCGCGCTCTTTCACCCGTACGACTGGAATCTGCGGCGGTTCCTCGACCCCGTGCCGCTCCCCGCCGCACCCGTCGTCCTCGTGGAAGGCGTGGGCGCCGGACGGCGGGCGCTGCGGCCGCAGCTGGCGGCTGTGCTCTGGATGGAGAGGGCGGCCGCGTCCTCGTGGGACCGGGGCAGGGCCCGCGACGGCGACGGCCTCGCGGACTTCTGGGACGGCTGGACAGCGGCGGAGACGCGCCATTTCTCGGCCGACCCGTCCCGGCCCCATGCCGATCTCCTGGTGCGGGAGTGCTGTGAGGGATACGAGTGGCGCCCGGGCCCCGCGGGACGCCATGAGAACGCCCGAGCGTGA
- a CDS encoding AAA family ATPase, giving the protein MVGDPVDGGTHSPRTPAELAWLRGVDACTMGAYPQAEEEFRGAVRLDPGMADAWLGLHALRAETTTALLHMYRHRDRFGEQRARHRRTLNSWYWLGWWVQPVLESSRDLLLAHASHWLDGRHVAELDRALAGLPPVDTDPQVRFLHACRAYLVKDWEQLVRHTEPLVDDPLLGIEAGLFGGMARVRLEMYGQAEPMLAAALMRCRSEQPQRKELRYWLARAHEGTGRSAAALPLYRAVHRVDPAFMDTSARLAAIAEYDGFDDYDPDPSGLAAVSLAGFGADLRSESKAPAPADRLGGEAAGDLVDLGDVPDDLTGQRPGSGNAPPPREPSGRGPGASRPVAPPPFPSGPTDPVLLSEALSELERMVGLEPVKRQVKALSAQLEMARLRAGQGLPVQPPKRHFVFSGPSGTGKTTVARILGRVFYALGLLGGDHLVEAQRADLVGEFLGQTAVKANELIDSALGGVLFVDEAYSLSNSGYSKGDAYGDEALQVLLKRAEDNRDHLVVILAGYPEGMDRLLGANPGLGSRFTTRVDFPSYRPLELTAIGGVLAAENGDAWDEEARDELRSISGHVVGQGWIDELGNGRFLRTLYEKSCAYRDLRLSQYPGTPGREDLSTLRLPDLMQAYGEVLSGRGPASRDPLDP; this is encoded by the coding sequence ATGGTGGGGGACCCTGTGGACGGCGGCACGCACAGCCCGCGCACACCTGCCGAACTCGCCTGGCTGCGCGGGGTGGACGCCTGCACCATGGGTGCCTACCCGCAGGCCGAGGAGGAGTTCCGCGGGGCCGTGAGGCTCGACCCGGGCATGGCCGACGCCTGGCTCGGACTGCACGCCCTGCGTGCGGAGACCACGACGGCGCTGCTGCACATGTACCGCCACCGCGACCGCTTCGGCGAGCAGCGCGCCCGGCACCGCCGCACCCTCAACTCCTGGTACTGGCTCGGCTGGTGGGTGCAGCCGGTGCTGGAGAGCAGCAGGGACCTGCTGCTCGCCCACGCCTCCCACTGGCTGGACGGCCGCCACGTGGCCGAGCTCGACCGGGCGCTGGCGGGTCTGCCGCCCGTCGACACCGACCCGCAGGTGCGATTCCTCCACGCCTGCCGCGCGTACCTGGTAAAGGACTGGGAGCAGCTGGTGCGCCACACCGAACCGCTCGTCGACGACCCCCTGCTGGGGATCGAGGCCGGACTGTTCGGGGGCATGGCCCGGGTACGGCTGGAGATGTACGGGCAGGCGGAGCCCATGCTCGCGGCCGCCCTGATGCGCTGCCGCAGCGAGCAGCCCCAGCGCAAGGAGCTGCGGTACTGGCTCGCCCGGGCCCACGAGGGAACCGGGCGCAGCGCTGCGGCGCTGCCCCTGTACCGGGCGGTGCACCGGGTGGACCCGGCGTTCATGGACACCTCCGCGCGGCTGGCGGCGATCGCGGAGTACGACGGATTCGACGACTACGACCCCGACCCGTCCGGGCTGGCGGCCGTGTCACTGGCCGGGTTCGGCGCGGACCTGCGGTCCGAGTCGAAGGCCCCGGCCCCGGCCGACCGGCTCGGCGGCGAGGCCGCCGGCGACCTCGTCGACCTGGGGGACGTCCCCGACGACCTCACGGGACAGCGGCCCGGAAGCGGGAACGCGCCGCCGCCGCGGGAACCGTCGGGGCGTGGGCCGGGGGCGTCGCGTCCCGTCGCTCCGCCGCCCTTCCCGTCCGGCCCCACCGATCCGGTGCTGCTGTCCGAGGCGCTGTCCGAGCTGGAGCGCATGGTCGGCCTGGAGCCGGTGAAACGCCAGGTCAAGGCGTTGTCCGCACAGCTGGAGATGGCCCGGCTGCGAGCCGGCCAGGGCCTTCCCGTGCAGCCCCCGAAGCGCCACTTCGTCTTCTCGGGCCCTTCCGGCACCGGCAAGACGACGGTGGCCCGCATCCTCGGCCGGGTGTTCTACGCCCTCGGGCTGCTCGGCGGCGACCACCTGGTGGAGGCCCAGCGGGCCGACCTGGTCGGCGAGTTCCTCGGCCAGACGGCCGTCAAGGCCAACGAGCTGATCGACTCGGCGCTCGGCGGCGTGCTCTTCGTCGACGAGGCCTACAGCCTCTCCAACTCGGGTTACAGCAAGGGCGACGCCTACGGCGACGAGGCGCTCCAGGTCCTGCTGAAGCGGGCGGAGGACAACCGCGACCACCTCGTGGTGATCCTCGCGGGCTACCCGGAGGGCATGGACCGGCTGCTCGGGGCGAACCCGGGGCTGGGGTCCCGCTTCACCACCCGTGTCGACTTTCCCTCCTACCGGCCGCTGGAGCTCACCGCGATCGGCGGCGTGCTCGCGGCCGAGAACGGCGACGCGTGGGACGAGGAGGCGCGGGACGAGCTGCGCTCGATCAGCGGCCACGTCGTCGGCCAGGGCTGGATCGATGAACTGGGCAACGGGCGCTTCCTGCGGACGCTGTACGAGAAGAGCTGCGCCTACCGGGACCTGCGGCTGTCCCAGTACCCGGGAACTCCGGGCCGCGAGGACCTGTCGACGCTCCGGCTGCCGGATCTGATGCAGGCCTACGGCGAGGTGCTGTCGGGCCGGGGCCCGGCCTCCCGGGACCCGCTCGACCCCTGA